One Calonectris borealis chromosome 21, bCalBor7.hap1.2, whole genome shotgun sequence genomic window, CTGTTTCAGTGAGATTTAAACAAGCACATTTTGCATCTCTGCTTCTGTTTGAGTGTGTAGTAAAGAGAGCAGCTGAGCTTTGCCCGCTGTCACCCAGGAGAAGGCAGGAgtgccttcccctcccctcgtCCCTGGTGGCATCACCACAGAGGCGCAGCTCCTCTGCTAAGGCTGGGCTTCCACTCACATCTTGTTCAGCAATAGATACCTCCCCGAGCTTGTTTTGTCAGTCCTGGTTAGAAAGCCCAGGTCACTGAGCAAGGGCAGTATCTGCAGAACTACCTGCAGTGAGTGCTGGGCTTGGGCTGTAGCCCAGCAGCCAGTGCCACGGCCCTGCTGCTTCATCCTCTGCTCcgctgctgctgagctgcctcctgccttcaAGGCAGTGGAGGAGAGCTGCTGTTTGCAGTGGCACTGCTGAACTAAGTGCAATGCTGAAATAAGCCCCCTGGGAgcacaggagagaaaaacatgCTGTTTTTTCTAGCAAGCTCACTGAAGCCATCTAGGAAAACATAAAATCCTGGACAAGTCTTTTTACTCTCCAGGCAGAAGGGGAAGGTCCTGGGAGCTAAAGCAGATTTGCCTTTCCAGGACAAAACCAAGGAAGGAGCAGTTCTCAAGTGAAGTGGTAGGCTTTAACCATGCCTCCCGAGCGTGGTCCCACGGCAGCAACAATGGGGACAGGGGTAGCATTCATGGGGTTGCTTGACTGACTGATGTGGACCTGGCTGAACCTGCACTGTGGAAGTTGTGTACAGATTAGGATGACAATTTACAGTAGGAGCAAGGTGAGACCAAGGCAGATTGCTGATTGCTTCCCAGAGGGTTTGGAAGCTGTATGCCCAAGGGCTTTCAGTGCACAGAGCGCTAAGAAAATGTAGAATGGGAGATCTGTGGTGGGCAAGAGGAATGACTcacttcctccctctctcccttcctcacGCAAACATTTTTCCAAGGCTAAAAGTTTCTTGTGTCTTACCTCATTTGATGGCTGTTTTCCCATGGGATCAAATTTGCACTGTCCTCCGATGACAAAGAGAAAGTCATTGATGATGGCGACACAGTGGTTGTACACTGGCACACAGAGGTCCCCAATCTTGTGCCAGGTGCTGCAGCTCTGGTCTGCAGCCCACATCTCTCTGCACACGCAGTTGTCAGCGGTTCTGCCACCAGTGACAAGCAGCACAGTGGAACTGGAGCGGAGGCTCGTGCTCTGGGTCTGCAGGACTGGCTGAGCATACAGCTGGGAGTGGTAATTCAGAGCCTCCTGCAGGTACTTGTGGCAGCCTGAATCAAGCCTCATAAGAGGCATTTCCTGGACATATCTCTGCAGATCCCGTAAAGGAATGAGAGGGAATCTTATGCGCCTTAAAATATCTGCTGCATCTTTCAGCCGCTTGCAGTCATGCTGCAGCCAGCTCACAGTGGCTCTGAACAGCTCCAGCTCGCTGCATCCCTCGGTGTCGGTCTTGTCTAAAATTTCACAAAGGGTTCCTTGGTCCAGGTCTTTCAAGCACTGAGGATCAGCCAGGATCTGTTTGTAATGCTGCCCTATGTAGCACATGGCCTTCTGTCTCAGCTCTGCTGGGCCAAGCTTTTTAGCAATGTTAAGAACATCCATGCAGTTCTCAGAGTTCAAGCAACTCTCCAGAAAGCGAAAGCACAGCTTGATCACCTCCCGAACCAGGAGGGTTTCTGCGGCTTTGAAGGTCTCCTCGATATTCTGTAATGAGAGGTCTAGTTTGTTGGAGTAAATGAAGTTGAGAACATTCCTCAGCCCAGCAGCACTGACAGCTTTCAGCCGGACGTTACCATCTGGGCTCCCCGCTCTTGTCAAGTTTCCAACAAACAGGATCTTGCAGTAATTACTTGCTGACGCTAAAACGATCTTGTGGACTGGAAAGCAAACCCCTTCTGCTTCCAGTGTCACGTCGCACAGTGCGCTCTGCGAGCGAAGGCTGCTGAGCCCTTCCAGAAGTTTCGCCAGGTAGGTGTCTGACACGAGCCTTGCCGTGCTGGCCTGTGAGCTGAGCAGCATTGCTCTGAAAGGTGCAGAGCCCTGGAGCAGCCCCAGGATTCTTCACTGCACACACTCAGTGTATCTCCTGGGCAGTCTTCTGCAGCCGAACCAGTGGTTTCATGCTTCAAGGGAGCTGAGGCTGTGCTGCCCGCGCCACAGAGCCATCCAAAAGGCAGTAGCTGCGAGCAGCCTGCCTCCTCAACAGCCTCTGCCTGGTGCTTTGCAGGCACAGAGTGCTGTGTGCCTTGCAGAGCCGCAAATGGAGCTGTTGGTGCTGATTATCACACAAAACCCACAGTGTTTGTAGGTTTTGCCTGTGGGCTGTGACACTGGCAGCAGCAGACGGCCACTGGCGTAGCCGCATTCCTCCTCCTCGCTATCTGGTAACTACCCATCCGCACAAAAACGCAGCTCATTCTTCGGCAGCTCCCCAGCTATGCTTCGCTGGGCCGCCTGGTCAGGTGCTCTTTCATCCAGGCAAGCCTGCACATGCCGTCTTTCCCTTCCTGAACAACAGTCAAACAAAATCCTGTCTGTGACGTGCCACCCTTGGCCCTCGGACTAATTTGATGCATTCAGACAACAGCTACTTTCAGGGAGAGGGTGGGAAGGTCTCAGCAGTTGTGTCCCACCCAGTTTGAAGCATTCAACTAATGTTCTGTACACAGCCTGCTCCTGGGTGCATTAGGGATTGGAAGCTAGGACTCTCCCAAGGACTAGTGAGCCAGTCACTTGGCTTTTGGCATGAGCAGAAAGAGCAGAGAGCACCTGGGAGCCTCTTCCTCCCCGTGGATACAGCAGAAGCAAAGGGTAACATGCAGCCAGGCTTGAGACCATGTGAAAGCTTTGGCAGAAAGTTGGGATCACAACCTAACACTGGTGCAGATCCTGCTAGCTCTGCCCCAGCCTTACACACCTACCCAGCTGGGATAGCTAGCACTCTGCTTGGTCTTGGCCGTGAGGCTAGTGCAGGAGGCAGCGGGTGAGACAGCAGAGAGGTACTGACAGGTTGGCTTTGTGCTGTGTTCCCACCTGGCAGGGGTGTTCTACAACTCCTCCGGCTCGGCACAGTGTTATGACATATACCAGCTGTACCAGTCCTGCGCTGACCCCACGGGCTGCGGCACTGGCTCAGATGCTGAGGCCTGGGACTACCAGGTAAGGTGTTGGAGACACCAACGGGTTTCAGCTGCTACCCTGATTATCCCCCCACCCCATGACAGCTCTTGTACCACTCTTTTAGGTTTGCACCGAGATTAACTTAACTTTCAACAGCAACAACGTGACCGACATGTTCCCCGAGATGCCCTTCACAGAGGCCATGCGAGAGCAGTACTGCCAGAGCAAATGGCACGTGAAGCCACGAGCACACTGGCTGCAGACAAACTTTTGGGGAGGAGGTGAGTTGTGCTGGCTGCTCATCCCTTTGCAATACCCTGTAGTTGACTGCCTGTGCCCCCTCTGCCCAGCTGAGCTCTGTGGGGACAGGCACAGCACACTAACAAGTCCTGGCAAAAAGTCACAGCCTTGTGCTGACTTGAGCCAAACAGACCTTTCTGTACCTCCTTGAGACAGAAGTGGAAAAATCTAAAAATTGCCAAGAATTTGTTTTAttctcctgtgttttctgttcttgGCCATGTTTGCTGCAGTAGTCAAACACGTTTGGGTAAACGGGCAGGAAGGAGCCCTCTCAAATGTCATCTCTCTGAATTTCAGACCTGAGAAGCGCAAGCAACATCATTTTTTCAAATGGAGACTTGGACCCATGGGCTGGAGGTGGGGTAAGCATGTCCACTCCTGCACACCGAGCACAGAGAGCAGCCTTTCCAGGTGATACACCACCCCCCTCTCCCTGTCAAAGCAGCACTGGCAATTCATCTTTAGCCCATTTGAGTTTCTGCAAGCGGCTGTTTTATGCTGAACCATTCAGGAGCCTCAGGACATTAATGACAGACACATTGAATAGTGTCCATCAGCCAGGAACTCTGATGCAGCAGAGGTGTCTTTGTAGTGCAGACACAGCAGGATCCTCCTTACCCGACACCCAGGTCTGAACTGCAACCCGTTGTGTTTCTGTGTTGGGACCTGGTCTCAGTGCTGACAGCCAAGTGCTCCTTGCTATCTCCAGTCTCAGCATACTTTGTGAGACCAGGGCATATTTTGGCTTAGGTTTAACAAAACTTCAGAGTGGTGGCAGAGTTCtagttaaaaatttaaaaacaaaaatgaccCAGAAGTGGGTTTTGAGTTAGTTGACCTCCTGATTGTAATGTGGGAGTTCCTTGTTTTAGGCTGGCTTGGCAATCCCAGATGCAAGAGGAACAGGCTGCTTAGGGTACATGGGCCCAAAGGAGCCTGTTACTTCAAACTGCCTGTACTGAAATAGGCTGACAGTCTTCATCTCAGGGGAGGCCTTCATTTGAGACAGATGATTTGGCTCATTAGGACTGTTAGCCAGGCACACAGTATCAGCCATACCAAGGATCTCTTCCCATGCTTTTCCTCAGTCCTGCCCAGGTTGTCTTCCAGTTTTCAGAACTGATGTCCAGTTCTGCCTGGTAACTTGGTGAGAGTTTgtctctgctccttctccttccagATAAATAGCAGCCTCAGTCCTTCACTAATTGCACTGACCATTAAAGGAGGCGCTCATCACCTAGATCTTCGGTAAGTACTGAACTCTCCTTTGGCTGACAAAATCCTACTGCCCTGGGTGTTTGATCTTAGCTAGCAACAGCTAGCAAAGAGCCAGGAGATACTTAAAGAGGGCTGGATGCCAGACTGTTGCAGCGTAACTGTGGAAGAGCAATCCTCTTCCCCAGTACAGGGCTCCTACAGACTTTTCGGAAGCCAGGCTGTGCAGAACTCGGCACTAAGCACACATACTCGCATTAGAACATGTTCTTGCACAAGTGTGTGATAGCCTGTCACGTGAAGTAGTCCAGTATCTCTTGGTGTTAGCCATCAGCCTTCAGGCCTGGAGCAGCCACTCATGCAAGGGAGAGCTCAGAGCTCTCAAGCCTGCTTCCCAACCTCCTGGTGGGTGTGACactgtaatttgttttccagGGCATAAATATGAAGTACAAACCAGGTATCTCTGTCCTTCAGTTCCCTGGCTTGGCTTTCCCCATGCAAGAGGCAAAGAGCTGCTGCCCACTGACTAGCTCACACTGCTCTGCTTTTTCTAGAGGACACAATCCAGCTGACCCCCCATCCGTCACAGAGGTGCGCAAGCTCGAAGCGAGCATCATCAATGGCTGGGTCAAATCTGCAGGGATGGAAAGAGCACGGGAGAAGCGCTCAGGAACTTCAGCGGGCAGATGGCTGTGACTACGTCCATCCCACAGCCTCCAGCGGGGGTGCGAGGCTGCCGCCAGGATACAAAAAGACAGCAGCCTGCTGAGCTGTGCCTGTACAGTCTGAGAAAGCATTATCTCCTCTGTCATGACAGTGGAAATTCACCTTTCTGAAGTGTCCCACCTGCCCCTAATcaagcattaaaagaaaagcaaaaggccAAATCACTGACTGAAGACAAAACCACTTTGTGTGGGTTTCGTGCTCACCTGCTCGGAATGAGGAGGCATTATAAATGGTGGAAATAATAAAAGCTTGCCTGGAAGGCCCAAGAATCATCACTGTCCTGAACAGTATGGTTGTAGGAGGCACCTTGAGGTTGAAGCTAAATTATTTTTAGACAAAAAGTAAGTATTAAATGACTAGTGGAAAAGCAGAGGTATGGTCATTACTTACACAGGTTCATAGGGGACTCCATTAGTGACCAGTTATATAAAAAAAGACTCTGTCAGCCTCATCCGGtgctgtgggtttgggttttttgtggttttgcttttaacttgCACAAGAGATCTCCAGTTGCCAAGCTTTACATAAAGTAATCCCGGTGTGTACTGCTGTCACTCAAGAGCTGCGTATTAGTGACCAGTAAAGCACATTTCCACTTGAGACATCTtcagatctttttaaaataaattacaagttTATTAAAGTGTGTGATATAATTTCATGGCTTGGTAGTATAGccaaagaagataaaaaagcaTACTTCTCACCTTCTCAGGCGGAGTAAACTCATCTTTGCACATTAACAGGTGGATTCTTACCTACTGGAATTACTATCACCAATAAATACTAGCATAATTGCAAAAATATTACATCCTATGGGTAATCAATTGGATGCCTCAGTTGATCCATCTACAATGATTTTATGAGTTAGTGGAGAAGCCTCCCGGGTCATCAAAGGTTTACATTACTTATACAGGCAAAGTCACAGCATTGCTTCAGCTTCTATTACATTGCTCAAACACAAGGCTTTGTGTTAAGTATTTGCGCTGCTGGGTCCTCCCTGCCGTCACAGTATGATTGGTTCCCAGAGCTACGATGTCAGTCACTGGTGTTATTTGACAATATCTGGATGCTGACAAAAGGGGTTTTTGCATACAACCTGCTTATCTCTTCCCTGTTCTTAAGCACAAAAGGCCAAAGcttctgctccccaccccctgcTGAGgagggtggggcagggggggaggcagagagtaGGAACAGATGGAATCCATTTATCAGATCTTTCAGATATGTACAAATGAAGGACAACATATGGAAGACCCGATTAGTCAAACTCCAGCCCCCAAAGAAAAATGGTTTAAGACTGTTAGTGGACTACATGCTCCATAAGACCCGTATCTTTTCCATTTGTGCCAATGAAAACCTCTACACCTCTGCCAAAAGCTGTCAACGTCCCTTTTGCTCATACTGAAGTCAGGCTTCAGGTTTGTTGCCGAAACTATGGCTTATACAACGCTGCCACTTCaagccttactgagatgctagaaTCGCCCTCCATGCTCACAGACCCCCACCGACACTTCCGAATTTAGATTTGCTGTACCCCAGCAATTACTCAGGACCAGcaccacattaaaaaaagcagagagcagTGGATGTGCCTGCAGACAGAGGGGGTTACATCTTGCTTATATTACCTTTCTAACAGCATCCTTAGCTCCCAGCAAGCAGGCACCCTAATTAAACCAGCCCAGCAGTGCATTAAAGCAGCCAGGTTCAGTCTGAGTCTTTTGGAAAGTAGTCTGCAAGTTACTGCCCTTGTCCAGTGGCTTGTTTTGTGCCTTTGAGTGAACAGAGGCCCAGGTGTCTTTTAACCTTCCAGAGGATAAGAGTTCTTTAATCCTCTTATAATGGACTATACTGAtctcttattttcctcttccagataGTACTTGCCCCAAAGGACTCCACATAGTGTGAGGGACACAAATGGATGAACTAAAGGCTTTCAGATGCtatggcaaagggaaaaacaagATATACATGGACTTCCATGCAGATGATAGATAGTCAGCgctaaaaataattacaaaaacagTCTTCAGAAACTGTGGCAGAAGTCTGAAGCCAGTGCCACGAACGTCCATAAGGTTTTGAAGCCTTGGGCAAGGAAGAATGGGATCGAAGCGGAAAACCCTGGTTGTGGTGCTCTCTGAGCTGAAGGGAAGAGCCCAACAGCAACAGTCACCACTCATCACAGGAATGCTGCCTTGCGGCTGAACTTCAGGGAACACAAAAGGAAAATGGAGTGCAAGCGGAGAGTAAGTGACCCAGAGCACTGTCCATGGGTGGAGCGCCCATGCTGGTTTAAGACCTGTACCAGTGGGGTTGTTGAGAAAAGGCTTTCTATTCTATCATCACGTACCAGCATGAAGAGTATGACCAAGATGGGAACATTGCACAAAACAGCAAGAAGTCTCTCTCTGGTCACATGCCTTTAAGTCAGAGCTTGAAAACTGATCGTGCAAATCAGCAGATTTTCCTGGCAAGCACAAGTCATCCATTTCTGAAGCACTCAGGATTGGTTTTTAGTGGAAGCTGAGGCCTCCAGACTTTGACATTAAGTTCTAGCAATACTTCAGAGACAAAAAATCCCAAGCCATTCTTCCCGAACCTGAAGTCAGGAAACTCTTAACCCTTCTGTTGAAGCAACAAGGTTGCCAGACAGCATCATGGAGCTACCCTGACATGTCAGTTTTACTGGTCTTGTTAAATATACTGAGTGTGGCATTGGAAATCAGGAGCTGAATTGCCTGTAGAGTTATTTCTAGGAGTACACAGCTGAAGGAAAGTAGTCTTAAAGGGCAGGAGAAATTCACAAAACTGTGTCAACATGTTAGTTGCAAAAACCTATCCTGTCTGCATCCCTCATCACTGCAATGTCACACGGGTATAGAATAGGAAACAAAGGAGATTCTTTGCCTAGTGTTTGGAGGAGTAAATGTAGCTGTGAGCTTGGCACGTAATGTTGAAAATCTTGTTAACGGAAAGCCATGTGAAATGTGGAGGGGCCCCTGTCAGCCAATACCATGGACCTTGCAAAACTGCCAGTTTCTAAGACCTGTAGTGAGACTTCAGTTCTCAAAAAGTTCAGAGATTAGACGCTAACTGTGGCACCATCCATGTATTGAATTTTCTTTGAGCAaacaattatgtatttttttctgagctgtggCTTAAAGCCCAGTGTGTGAGACTTCCAAGTCCTACAGCTGTGCAGCACTCTGTGGCTGTGCCCATAcccatttctgtttctcagtgaAAGCGTAAGCAAACAGTAtagctgggaggggctggggctttttttgttttattttaattaggcaAGGCACTCAAGCTCTTGGAAAGAAACCAAGGCAGCTCTTTGTGCAAAAGGGCAGAATCACTGCCTGAAGAGATGGCCTTTCCGCAACATTTGACTTAAGCATGAAGCGTACCGGTACACTGAAACACCAAAATGGATTACAGACCCTGCAGTTAAGGCTTTGGTTCAGAGAACCACAGAGCACTCGAAAGAAAACTTGTCAAGACGTGCAAAGCTTCTGTTGCGCTGGGGGAGCACATAGTGGAATTGAGATGGGCTGTGAAGCTCAGAGATTAATCTGACACAACATATTATgttaagaaagtaaaaataaataagcaattaAAGTGACCTTTGCAAAAGAATAAGATGAAGCAGATGAGCTTTTATCAGATTGTTTAGGTTTTTGCCATTTCACATGTGATATAGGAGTCTGAAACAAGCATTTGTTCTCAAAGGTAGAGAGCGCTGAACAATCTTAACTTCAGATTTAAAGGGTGAGGACAGTGAAGCCACACTTTGCAAAGAGATTCAGTTTCCCAGGAAGAATTAGGTAGAAAAGAAATCAGTTGGACCAACAGGCTCAGCTAAAAGACAGGAAGTGTGTTTCCCAATCGACACTTGGGAAAGTGACgatttcttcttctctccttcttttaaCTCATTATAAAATTGATTATTACTCTCAAGCCAAtcataaggcaaaaaaaattgtaacacagACTCCCACAATCCCATTTGTAGAGTCGATTACATTAAGACTAGTATAAGACTTCAATAACAGTTTTTTGATGAGCATGTATATGTATTCCCCTTTCTAAGAAATCTCTTTGTTTCCTCAGTAGGGTGCTGTATAGGTGAAACGCTATCTGGAAGTTTTACAATCCATAGCAAGGTCATTAATTAAGGGTTCAATACTAGCTTCAATCGAAGGCACAATGCCAAAGCAACACAAGTCAGTAGGGCCTGGGTAATGTCactgaatttatctttttttttttgccccttttcttttttttttaatctccagttTTAAGCCTTCAGCTTTTAGCCAAAGCTCAGCTCCTCagaaccacaaacaaaaacactGAAGGTGTTTCCTCCCGCATttcaacagcattttctttctacGCTGCTatgtcaaagaaaacaaaattcttagGAGCAAATCAGTTGCGCAGACAAAGGCTACAGCTACTGGATTCCACTGCACACATAAGCGAGAAACTAATTTCCAGAGTTACTGGTGGCATGTGAACTGGAGGAACAGT contains:
- the LOC142091230 gene encoding kelch-like protein 13, with protein sequence MLLSSQASTARLVSDTYLAKLLEGLSSLRSQSALCDVTLEAEGVCFPVHKIVLASASNYCKILFVGNLTRAGSPDGNVRLKAVSAAGLRNVLNFIYSNKLDLSLQNIEETFKAAETLLVREVIKLCFRFLESCLNSENCMDVLNIAKKLGPAELRQKAMCYIGQHYKQILADPQCLKDLDQGTLCEILDKTDTEGCSELELFRATVSWLQHDCKRLKDAADILRRIRFPLIPLRDLQRYVQEMPLMRLDSGCHKYLQEALNYHSQLYAQPVLQTQSTSLRSSSTVLLVTGGRTADNCVCREMWAADQSCSTWHKIGDLCVPVYNHCVAIINDFLFVIGGQCKFDPMGKQPSNEVFRFDPRNTSWLQVASMLERRTRFHADVLSDCIFAVGGGTLLGTLTHTVELYQPADNKWEFAAPFPTPIADHAGTTHKGILYISGGFSGGKTLRDTYSYLPRLRCWIGNSAMAFTRCDHGMATVRDRIFCIGGRTLKGAEEWIHVNETEYYCPVSNQWTTLTLSPFNCCQFSITALESTLYLTGGGSLQHMQKEDSVFLYDTERQVWKKASPLPKALVDHASCMIKLSQVNVAGEKGRGTKCSPTGRRKKSTLSLFITEKQESHSASEKK